The following coding sequences lie in one Gouania willdenowi chromosome 5, fGouWil2.1, whole genome shotgun sequence genomic window:
- the LOC114462891 gene encoding potassium voltage-gated channel subfamily S member 1 translates to MVKESSWLSSSVVHVNVGGLRHSLSSRTLRRFPDTRLGKLLSCCSEEEVLEVCDDYDVQQQEFYFDRNPGLFPYVLHFYQTGKLHVMEELCVFSFSQEIEYWGINEFFLDSCCSFRFHDRKLERRHHSWDDESEASSIDTSEDEISDLNKDLQHFHEVRYGNMRKRLWLILENPGYSIPSKMFSLLSISVVLTSISTMCIQSIPEYQIFDSDLQPTYDPTLQSLEMFCTCWFTFEVVMRLLLAPNQRKFFYHPLNIIDMVSVVPIYITLIFDLSVGSESELGELGRLVQVFRLMRIFRVLKLARHSTGLRSLGATLKHSYREVGILLLYLAVGVSVFSGVAYTAECEEDVGLDTIPACWWWGMVSMTTVGYGDVVPVTVVGKLAASGCILSGTLVVALPITLIFNKFSHFYRKQKALEASVRDNHQGSCENVEGSDDDDEVEYERGGVVNYSYVHPSYTSVLRRKARSESD, encoded by the exons ATGGTGAAGGAAAGTTCCTGGCTGAGCTCCAGTGTGGTCCACGTGAATGTTGGAGGTTTGAGACACAGCCTGAGCTCCAGAACTCTGAGGAGGTTCCCAGACACACGGCTCGGAAAACTGCTGTCCTGTTGTTCAGAGGAGGAGGTCCTGGAG GTGTGCGACGACTATGACGTGCAGCAGCAagagttttattttgacaggaacCCCGGCCTCTTCCCCTACGTGCTGCACTTTTACCAAACGGGTAAACTACACGTGATGGAGGAGCTGTGCGTGTTCTCCTTCAG TCAGGAAATCGAGTACTGGGGCATCAACGAGTTCTTCCTGGACAGCTGCTGTAGTTTCCGTTTCCACGACCGAAAACTGGAGCGACGTCATCACAGCTGGGATGATGAGAGCGAGGCTAGCAGCATCGACACCTCCGAGGATGAAATATCTGACCTGAACAA GGACCTGCAGCACTTCCATGAGGTTCGTTATGGGAACATGAGAAAGCGTCTGTGGCTGATTTTGGAGAACCCGGGTTACTCCATCCCTAGTAAGATGTTCAGTCTGCTGTCCATCAGCGTGGTGCTCACCTCTATCTCCACCATGTGCATCCAGAGCATCCCTGAGTACCAG ATCTTTGACTCTGACCTCCAGCCAACGTACGATCCCACTCTTCAGTCTCTAGAGATGTTCTGCACCTGTTGGTTCACCTTTGAG GTGGTGATGCGGCTCCTACTCGCTCCAAACCAAAGGAAGTTCTTCTATCACCCTCTGAACATCATCGACATGGTCTCTGTGGTTCCTATCTACATTACGCTGATCTTTGACCTGTCCGTGGGTTCAGAGTCAGAGCTGGGAGAACTTGGACGACTGGTTCAG GTCTTCAGGTTAATGAGGATCTTCAGGGTTCTGAAACTGGCGAGACATTCCACTGGTCTACGCTCACTGGGAGCCACGCTCAAG CACAGCTACCGTGAGGTCGGCATCCTGCTGCTCTACCTCGCTGTGGGCGTGTCCGTCTTCTCTGGTGTCGCCTACACGGCAGAATGTGAGGAG GACGTTGGTCTGGACACCATCCCGGCCTGCTGGTGGTGGGGAATGGTTAGCATGACCACGGTTGGTTACGGTGACGTGGTTCCCGTCACCGTGGTGGGGAAGCTGGCGGCCAGCGGCTGCATTCTTAGCGGCACCCTGGTGGTGGCGCTGCCCATCACCCTCATCTTCAACAAGTTTTCGCACTTCTACCGGAAGCAGAAAGCTCTGGAGGCGTCGGTGAGGGACAACCACCAGGGGAGCTGCGAGAACGTGGAGGGATCGGACGACGACGATGAGGTGGAATACGAGCGAGGGGGCGTGGTCAACTACAGCTACGTACATCCGTCCTACACGAGCGTCCTCAGGAGGAAGGCGCGGAGCGAAAGCGACTAA
- the LOC114463997 gene encoding serine/threonine-protein kinase 4-like: protein MENKVQLRNHPRRQLKKLSEDSLTKQPEEVFDVLEKLGEGSYGCVFKAHYKETGEIVAIKQVPVESDLQEIIKEISIMQQCNSPHVVRYYGSYFKNSDLWIVMEFCGAGSVSDIIRIRNKTLTEEEIATILQSTLKGLEYLHFMRKIHRDIKAGNILLSADGQAKLADFGVAGQLTDTMAKRNTVIGTPFWMAPEVIQEIGYNCVADVWSLGITALEMAEGKPPYADIHPMRAIFMIPTNPPPTFRNPELWSEAFIDFISQCLVKNPENRATATQLLQHPFIKAAKPSSVLRALITDAIEIKLKRQEQAEQREPDNEDDDNSEEDEVDQGTMVRAGNADSGTVRPAGSLVGSIGGTMVEHQDTGTMLGTMVINSDEEDEDGTMKRRDETMQPTKPSFLEYFEQKEKEANLHQDGGGRGENLADNRRLPADGDLEVVSTWSVEELRRRLASLDPQMEQEIEEIRQRYQAKRQPIVDAIEAKKRRQQSY, encoded by the exons GCAGCTGAAGAAGCTGAGTGAGGACAGCCTCACCAAACAGCCTGAGGAGGTGTTTGATGTCCTGGAGAAGCTCGGTGAAGG GTCGTACGGGTGTGTGTTTAAGGCTCATTATAAGGAAACCGGTGAGATCGTGGCCATCAAACAAGTTCCCGTGGAGTCGGACCTTCAGGAAATCATCAAGGAAATCTCCATCATGCAGCAGTGCAACAG tccACATGTGGTGCGTTACTACGGCAGCTACTTCAAAAACAGTGACCTTTGGATTGTGATGGAGTTCTGTGGAGCTGGATCAGTTTCTGACATCATCAGGATACGCAACAAGACG CTGACGGAGGAGGAGATCGCCACCATCCTGCAGTCCACGCTCAAAGGTCTGGAGTATCTGCACTTCATGAGGAAAATCCACCGAGACATCAAGGCCGGGAACATCCTGCTGAGCGCCGATGGTCAGGCCAAACTGGCCGACTTTGGTGTGGCCGGACAGCTCACG GACACAATGGCGAAGAGGAACACGGTCATCGGCACACCCTTCTGGATGGCTCCCGAGGTCATTCAGGAGATTGGGTACAACTGTGTGGCCGACGTGTGGTCGTTGGGAATCACGGCGTTGGAGATGGCTGAGGGCAAACCTCCGTACGCCGACATCCACCCCATGAGG GCCATCTTCATGATTCCCACCAACCCTCCTCCTACCTTCAGGAACCCTGAGCTCTGGTCTGAGGCCTTCATCGACTTCATCAGCCAGTGTTTGGTGAAAAACCCTGAGAACAGAGCCACGGCCACGCAGCTTCTCCAG CATCCATTCATCAAGGCGGCCAAACCCAGCTCCGTCCTGCGAGCGCTGATCACAGACGCCATTGAGATCAAACTGAAGAGACAAGAGCAGGCAGAGCAGAGGGAGCCGGACAACGAGGACGACGATAACTCG GAAGAGGACGAGGTGGATCAGGGAACCATGGTCCGAGCCGGCAACGCCGACTCAGGAACTGTCCGTCCCGCTGGCTCGCTGGTTGGCTCCATCGGAGGGACGATGGTGGAGCACCAGGACACAGGAACCATGCTGGGAACCATGGTCATCAACTCTGACGAGGAGGACGAGGACGGAACCATGAAGA GGAGGGATGAGACCATGCAGCCGACCAAGCCGTCCTTCCTCGAGTACTTTGAGCAGAAGGAGAAAGAGGCCAACCTTCATCAGGatggaggaggacgaggagagaACCTCGCAGACAACCGTAGACTTCCTGCAGATGGAGATCTGGAAGTG gtgagcACGTGGTCTGTGGAGGAGCTGAGGCGGAGGCTGGCGTCTCTGGACCCACAGATGGAGCAGGAGATCGAGGAGATTCGTCAGCGGTACCAGGCCAAGAGGCAGCCCATCGTAGACGCCATCGAGGCCAAGAAACGCCGTCAGCAGAGCTACTGA